From the Halorhabdus utahensis DSM 12940 genome, one window contains:
- a CDS encoding UvrD-helicase domain-containing protein, giving the protein MTEPTPNARQRELIEATEGIHVVDAGAGTGKTFAITRRYANLLSEGYEPDDVLLVTFTNNAATEMKERVVARCDYSMSALRDAPISTFHSFCHDLLLEYGADAPSYLGIDDQITGSTKLLENEVIEADRFRTFLSQFVDAHPEHEAVFRVLNDPTSVLELIRELAAKGVFPTVDGWYRDGEAALDGDFEAFEELFAEANAPNEGANGATQSDLRDSLSGFERDRCFLPDAPGEGELRDGYPSIDAKWAEEAFVEDREALKDFVHDVYVEYIQFALRRNYLNFSFLQLFAFVLLCEDHALRESIAFEQVMVDEFQDTSEIQFKLALLLAGTDNLCVVGDWKQSIYGFQYAAVENIRSFERRLRTYKRELNGEYERVGFPVEEVTTIPLRRNYRSTQLILDLSRHALTVPATGSESIERTVDDIDGLEADSARGHSTIAAFTSASEREAILDRIETIVGNDDYAVDDENGDLRTPSYDDIAVLTRTRRFGRELQTTADEFGVPVAYEGGVKLFETDQAILLLAWLRILADEDSRRGWAVVLERAGYTLAEVEQILDERAYPDAMVSFQEGLAAMESIGAIVRQIFERYGFADASASSLVALLQDVSDGTTRNLGGMIRFIERSLDAEATHEIDDNPGGDSITVQTIHAAKGLEHPIVIVANINRYSFPPSGGGDDRIRFEDPIGLRQTKLSSTAHGRPHLYDNWRYRVLSACLGRDYDEERRLLYVAMTRAQDHLLFSAGVEPSPLFENLPLEPESVEPELKESGIDRTEQTRLQVSIPEPDVPAGQSPHALMDDRVFEDREEGRGIEFGNRVHEFAERYAAGEAVEPASDDERRVRDFIDGLDGTLLVEEDAYLPVAVGEQQVTISGVIDLLHVTEDRVEIVDYKTDLTRDAVDEYRKQLSVYYHVVRHMYPDREVSPAIFYTAEGDRLEIDPRPMGELSGLVSSNEEY; this is encoded by the coding sequence ATGACTGAGCCGACGCCGAATGCCCGGCAGCGCGAGCTGATCGAGGCGACCGAGGGGATTCACGTCGTCGACGCCGGGGCGGGGACGGGCAAGACGTTCGCCATCACGCGCCGGTATGCGAACCTACTGAGTGAGGGTTACGAGCCCGACGACGTGCTGCTGGTCACCTTCACAAACAACGCCGCCACCGAGATGAAAGAGCGCGTCGTCGCGCGGTGTGACTACTCGATGTCCGCGCTCCGGGACGCGCCGATCAGCACGTTTCACAGCTTCTGTCACGACCTGCTCCTCGAATACGGGGCAGACGCGCCGTCGTACCTCGGGATCGACGACCAGATTACCGGCTCGACGAAGCTGCTCGAAAACGAGGTCATCGAGGCCGATCGCTTCCGGACCTTCCTCTCGCAGTTCGTCGACGCCCATCCCGAACACGAGGCCGTGTTCCGCGTGCTCAACGACCCGACATCGGTACTCGAGTTGATCAGAGAACTCGCCGCGAAGGGCGTCTTTCCCACCGTGGACGGGTGGTATCGTGACGGCGAGGCCGCTCTGGACGGGGATTTTGAGGCCTTCGAGGAGTTGTTCGCCGAAGCGAACGCACCGAACGAGGGGGCCAACGGCGCCACGCAGTCTGATCTACGGGACTCCCTGAGCGGCTTCGAGCGCGATCGCTGCTTCCTGCCGGACGCCCCCGGCGAGGGCGAGCTGCGAGACGGCTATCCCTCGATCGACGCGAAGTGGGCCGAAGAAGCGTTCGTGGAGGACCGCGAGGCGCTGAAGGACTTCGTCCACGACGTGTACGTCGAGTACATCCAGTTCGCGCTCCGGCGAAACTACCTCAACTTCAGCTTCCTCCAGCTGTTCGCTTTCGTCCTCCTCTGTGAGGATCACGCGCTCCGGGAGTCGATCGCCTTCGAGCAGGTGATGGTCGACGAGTTCCAGGATACCAGCGAGATCCAGTTCAAGCTCGCACTCTTGCTCGCCGGGACCGACAACCTCTGTGTCGTCGGCGACTGGAAACAGTCGATCTACGGCTTTCAGTACGCCGCCGTCGAGAACATTCGATCCTTCGAACGACGACTCCGGACGTACAAACGCGAACTCAACGGCGAGTACGAACGCGTCGGTTTTCCCGTCGAGGAGGTGACCACGATCCCCCTCCGGCGGAACTACCGCTCGACGCAGTTGATCCTGGACCTCTCACGGCACGCGCTGACGGTGCCCGCGACAGGGAGCGAGTCGATCGAGCGAACCGTCGACGACATCGACGGGCTCGAGGCCGACAGTGCGCGCGGGCACTCGACGATCGCGGCGTTCACGAGCGCGAGCGAACGCGAGGCGATCCTCGACCGGATCGAGACGATCGTCGGCAACGACGACTACGCCGTCGACGACGAGAACGGCGACCTTCGTACGCCGAGCTACGACGACATCGCGGTCCTCACCCGAACGCGACGCTTCGGGCGGGAGTTACAGACCACGGCCGACGAGTTCGGCGTCCCGGTCGCCTACGAGGGCGGCGTGAAGCTCTTCGAGACCGATCAGGCGATCCTGCTGCTCGCGTGGCTCCGGATTCTCGCCGACGAGGACTCGCGACGTGGCTGGGCGGTCGTCCTCGAACGGGCGGGCTACACGCTCGCAGAGGTCGAGCAGATTCTCGACGAGCGAGCGTATCCCGACGCGATGGTCTCGTTTCAGGAGGGACTCGCGGCGATGGAGTCGATCGGTGCGATCGTCCGGCAGATCTTCGAGCGGTACGGCTTTGCGGACGCCTCCGCGAGTTCGCTCGTCGCCCTCCTGCAGGACGTCTCGGACGGGACGACACGCAATCTCGGCGGGATGATCCGTTTCATCGAGCGGAGTCTGGACGCCGAGGCCACCCACGAGATCGACGACAACCCAGGCGGGGACTCCATCACCGTTCAGACGATCCACGCGGCCAAGGGACTCGAACATCCGATCGTGATCGTCGCGAATATCAATCGGTACAGCTTCCCGCCATCGGGCGGCGGCGACGATCGGATTCGTTTCGAGGATCCGATCGGCCTGCGCCAGACGAAACTGTCTTCAACGGCACACGGTCGGCCCCACCTCTACGACAACTGGCGGTATCGAGTGCTGTCGGCGTGTCTAGGTCGTGACTACGACGAGGAACGCCGTCTGCTCTACGTCGCGATGACGCGAGCACAGGATCACCTGCTGTTCTCGGCGGGCGTGGAGCCGAGTCCGCTGTTCGAGAACCTGCCGCTGGAGCCAGAGTCCGTCGAGCCGGAACTCAAGGAGTCCGGGATCGACCGTACCGAACAGACGCGATTGCAGGTGTCGATCCCGGAGCCCGACGTGCCGGCTGGCCAGTCGCCCCACGCCTTGATGGACGATCGCGTGTTCGAGGATCGTGAGGAGGGCCGTGGGATCGAGTTCGGGAATCGAGTTCACGAGTTCGCCGAGCGGTACGCTGCCGGCGAGGCTGTCGAGCCTGCGAGTGATGATGAACGGCGGGTGCGAGACTTCATTGACGGACTGGACGGAACGCTCCTCGTCGAAGAGGACGCGTACCTGCCGGTAGCGGTTGGAGAACAACAGGTGACGATCTCTGGCGTGATCGACTTGCTGCACGTGACTGAGGATCGTGTCGAGATCGTCGACTACAAGACCGATCTCACACGGGATGCCGTAGACGAATATCGGAAGCAACTCAGCGTCTACTATCACGTTGTACGACATATGTATCCTGATAGAGAAGTGTCGCCGGCGATTTTCTATACTGCTGAAGGCGATCGGCTGGAGATTGACCCCCGACCGATGGGGGAACTCTCGGGCCTGGTTTCGTCTAATGAAGAGTATTGA
- a CDS encoding PD-(D/E)XK nuclease family protein translates to MPVQRARSIDDLFEAVAGYDLVLTVDAPLSLALNRRLDHPRLGRFAATPQMLAADEFRPQDQRQLFVEVIDKTALPWKQAAHLVELILGCWEETGDRQAILEYDRYDTTATREVLEVIASVASAHRDLDTYRIDEDRDVAVIGESQFSALDRSILPAEYDTIDPLTSEAFDLPAFHSFASRTAIVEAIVDNVTSDNADDVAIVMDRGGPFPALIESALEARDIPFYGGPGFADNEGLRTFLELLRLAHADSRARVGDVRPIARGLGIDFPVDDEDKLLAELGSPAAEPIQAFCANVPEWTFGEAIREFEELSNQTLDAVRDELGVLGLVDEPVTDGRLDDLEFYLSAFDVPIDREDSGVLLADANTSTYVDRPAVFYLGLDADWTHQVIDRPWIDTERKDREHLRQFQLLLQNGREQYYLVQETSAGEPVRPCLYFHDLLDDDIETFDDFGTIPHTYRRGDGSTGFEHDPVSAAPEPIETISQSSLSTFVNCPRDYFFDQLVEQPDRDYFRKGNCYHDFAEFYVNHPDVIADADRAELVDLFLDELRPFVDQVDRDVLETEFDVGLELIGRFIDENPPVERDYSEYEVLPFGNLVADYFDHPIDSPITEQWFENPELGGKGKVDLIHSPTQLLDYKSGSAKSASQVVDRSSIEEIHDKPDFQALLYLAHHRRVRRDEPIDFVFYHFLDLVDDAITGTADIEDALVRVTYYPETFDEWAGTQTAFDALCVGVAESNNRRKTLEKLGYDAYAQFLDGHAFPDIDEKDALLDTEFADAFVRYARDRVGEYKYVTSGIESALKTLLDLRGENYFRDDVEAFEPFLDEQIALINDYRKSSFPVGDPNLDRVTHRDLLLTEEGRDD, encoded by the coding sequence ATGCCAGTTCAACGGGCTCGTTCTATCGACGATCTCTTCGAGGCGGTAGCGGGCTACGATCTCGTGTTGACGGTCGACGCGCCGCTCAGTCTTGCGCTCAATCGACGGCTGGACCACCCACGACTTGGCCGGTTCGCGGCCACACCACAGATGCTCGCGGCCGACGAGTTCCGACCGCAGGACCAACGACAGCTCTTTGTCGAAGTGATAGACAAGACGGCACTGCCCTGGAAGCAGGCCGCCCATCTGGTCGAGTTGATCCTCGGTTGTTGGGAGGAGACAGGTGATCGCCAAGCTATCCTCGAATACGATCGCTACGACACAACGGCGACGCGGGAGGTACTCGAGGTCATCGCGTCCGTCGCGAGTGCACACCGCGATCTCGACACCTACCGGATCGACGAGGACCGCGACGTCGCCGTCATCGGCGAATCCCAGTTCAGCGCGCTGGACCGGTCGATCCTGCCCGCCGAGTACGACACGATCGACCCGCTCACGAGCGAGGCCTTCGACCTGCCGGCGTTCCACAGCTTCGCGTCCCGGACGGCGATCGTCGAGGCGATCGTGGACAACGTGACGAGCGACAACGCCGACGACGTGGCGATCGTCATGGACCGCGGCGGGCCCTTCCCCGCGCTGATCGAATCGGCCCTCGAAGCGCGGGACATTCCCTTCTACGGTGGCCCCGGGTTCGCCGACAACGAGGGACTGCGAACGTTCCTCGAACTGCTCAGGTTAGCGCACGCCGATTCGAGAGCCCGCGTCGGGGACGTGCGACCGATCGCTCGCGGGCTCGGAATCGATTTCCCCGTCGACGACGAGGACAAACTCCTGGCTGAACTCGGCAGTCCGGCGGCCGAACCGATACAGGCGTTCTGTGCGAACGTCCCCGAGTGGACGTTCGGCGAAGCGATTCGGGAGTTCGAGGAGTTGTCGAATCAGACGCTGGACGCCGTTCGCGACGAACTCGGTGTGCTTGGATTGGTGGACGAACCGGTCACGGACGGCCGACTCGACGACCTCGAATTCTACCTCAGTGCATTCGACGTGCCGATCGATCGCGAGGACAGCGGCGTCCTGCTCGCCGACGCGAACACCTCGACCTACGTCGACCGGCCCGCCGTCTTCTATCTCGGACTGGATGCAGACTGGACCCACCAGGTCATCGATCGGCCGTGGATCGACACCGAACGGAAAGACCGTGAGCACCTCCGACAGTTCCAGCTCCTCCTCCAGAACGGTCGCGAACAGTATTATCTCGTTCAGGAGACCAGCGCCGGCGAACCAGTCCGGCCGTGTCTGTACTTCCACGACCTTCTGGACGACGACATCGAGACGTTCGACGATTTCGGGACGATCCCGCACACGTATCGGCGAGGAGATGGCTCGACCGGTTTCGAGCACGACCCGGTCAGCGCAGCGCCCGAGCCGATCGAGACGATCAGCCAGTCGAGTCTGTCCACGTTCGTCAACTGCCCGCGCGATTACTTCTTCGACCAGCTCGTCGAGCAACCCGATCGGGACTACTTCCGGAAGGGCAATTGCTATCACGACTTCGCCGAGTTCTACGTCAATCATCCCGACGTGATTGCCGACGCGGATCGAGCGGAGCTCGTCGATCTCTTTCTCGACGAACTCCGGCCGTTCGTCGATCAGGTTGATCGTGACGTCCTCGAAACGGAATTCGACGTGGGGCTCGAACTAATCGGACGATTCATCGACGAGAACCCGCCAGTCGAGCGTGACTACAGCGAGTACGAGGTGTTGCCCTTTGGGAATCTCGTCGCCGACTATTTCGATCACCCGATCGATTCACCGATCACCGAGCAGTGGTTCGAAAATCCGGAACTCGGCGGGAAAGGCAAGGTCGATCTCATTCACTCCCCGACGCAACTTCTCGATTACAAAAGCGGGTCGGCGAAATCCGCGTCACAGGTCGTGGATCGCTCGTCGATCGAGGAGATTCACGACAAGCCGGACTTCCAGGCGCTCCTCTATCTCGCCCATCACCGTCGGGTTCGTCGCGACGAGCCAATCGATTTCGTGTTCTATCACTTCCTGGATCTGGTCGACGACGCCATTACCGGGACCGCAGACATCGAGGACGCGCTCGTCCGCGTGACGTACTATCCTGAGACGTTCGACGAGTGGGCGGGCACGCAGACGGCCTTCGACGCACTCTGTGTGGGCGTTGCGGAAAGCAATAACCGACGGAAGACTCTCGAAAAGTTGGGATATGATGCGTATGCCCAGTTCCTCGACGGGCACGCGTTTCCCGACATCGACGAGAAGGACGCACTCCTCGATACAGAGTTTGCGGACGCGTTCGTCAGGTATGCTCGCGACCGCGTCGGCGAGTACAAGTACGTCACGTCGGGGATCGAGAGCGCACTCAAAACGCTGCTCGACCTGCGTGGCGAGAACTATTTCCGGGACGACGTCGAGGCATTCGAGCCGTTCCTCGACGAACAGATCGCCCTTATCAACGACTACCGCAAGTCGTCGTTCCCAGTCGGCGACCCCAATCTGGATCGCGTGACACATCGCGACCTCCTACTGACCGAGGAGGGTCGCGATGACTGA
- a CDS encoding metal-dependent hydrolase — MHREGHVGAALLAYAPVGFIVFVVGFEGAAMAGAVGAGLLAMVPDYDQHVPGITHRGLTHTVWFAALVGLGLGLAGVAIGSNDGTLTAIGLGVFGLLVGTVTILSHIAADALTPMGVEPYAPVRDDHYSYDVARAANPIANYGLLALGIAASGVALVVGNALTNM, encoded by the coding sequence GTGCATCGAGAGGGCCATGTCGGGGCTGCCTTGCTCGCCTACGCGCCGGTCGGGTTCATCGTCTTCGTCGTGGGCTTCGAGGGGGCCGCAATGGCCGGAGCAGTCGGGGCCGGTCTCCTCGCCATGGTTCCGGATTACGACCAGCACGTCCCCGGTATTACCCATCGGGGGCTCACCCACACAGTCTGGTTCGCAGCCCTTGTCGGGCTCGGGCTTGGTCTCGCTGGCGTCGCAATCGGATCAAACGACGGTACCCTCACAGCCATTGGGCTCGGCGTGTTCGGATTACTGGTCGGGACGGTCACGATCCTCTCACACATCGCCGCAGACGCTCTCACGCCGATGGGTGTCGAACCATACGCCCCGGTCCGTGACGACCACTACTCCTACGATGTCGCCCGAGCGGCGAACCCGATCGCGAATTATGGATTACTGGCTTTGGGTATCGCTGCATCAGGAGTCGCATTAGTGGTAGGGAACGCCCTTACGAATATGTGA
- a CDS encoding vWA domain-containing protein, whose translation MLTHITFVLDSSGSMEKIADDTRGGFNRFLKDQRDEDGEATVTLYDFNDTVELVYHDRAIDEADKLTEENYIPGGRTALHDAITRAIDETADRIEAMAPANQPDNVIVVTLTDGKENASETPQDAVRDRVETRQEEGWEFLFIGANQDAALTAEKVGMDADSSLSMSHSGEGAKEAYESASESISRARQTGESNGFTDEDRQRQRDIDDET comes from the coding sequence ATGCTGACTCACATCACGTTCGTCTTGGACTCGTCTGGCTCCATGGAAAAGATAGCAGACGATACAAGAGGCGGCTTCAACAGATTTCTCAAAGACCAGCGAGACGAAGACGGCGAAGCAACTGTCACGCTATACGATTTCAACGACACCGTCGAACTGGTCTACCATGATCGGGCGATTGATGAGGCGGATAAACTGACAGAGGAGAATTACATACCTGGCGGTCGAACTGCGCTCCACGATGCCATCACTCGTGCGATCGATGAGACTGCCGATCGTATCGAAGCGATGGCCCCGGCGAACCAACCGGACAACGTTATCGTGGTCACACTCACGGACGGCAAGGAAAACGCTTCCGAGACACCACAAGACGCGGTTCGGGACCGAGTCGAGACCCGCCAAGAGGAGGGCTGGGAATTCTTGTTCATCGGTGCGAATCAGGACGCGGCACTAACAGCTGAGAAAGTCGGAATGGATGCTGATAGCTCTCTCAGCATGTCACATAGTGGCGAAGGGGCGAAGGAAGCCTACGAGTCTGCTTCCGAGAGTATCAGTCGAGCACGGCAGACCGGCGAGAGTAACGGCTTCACTGATGAAGACCGCCAACGGCAACGAGATATCGACGATGAAACGTAG
- a CDS encoding HEAT repeat domain-containing protein has protein sequence MSVSTDLLERCWEHPSSLDYEDTDRLVKVLKGSDSETRRTIAKALCEVSKENREAVQPIVGNIFAFLRESNADDQIRIDLTRAISEGTAADPERFDHGDLRTLKQLLLDDNRWVRHSAAWTTELVAFGRSSKIFIWEEMLSDLLRDPHPSVRKHCCRALAHLERVGGLDSSHVDTVCLLLTDDEPEVRTAATIALGAIGSEAAIETLRTHEDPDADVAIDTQHALREATFPRHTVTRWGADFTSLQVGDWISIRTKAPVRTGHLRGKVIDVGTSDTRTVTAKNPYEGYSFTLVQQNSSIRWTMDDRRTSDSLHSLVTGLGRVHPIQISLMYAVEGDKMTVDFGADTRTFDIITVDSGAENFCVVGTDGEWTVTFRLSGTAPFVTSQNDGHRLPIAGIELRAFDIDKSTVG, from the coding sequence ATGTCGGTATCAACTGATCTTCTCGAGCGTTGTTGGGAGCATCCATCGTCACTCGATTACGAGGATACCGACCGCCTCGTCAAAGTCTTGAAAGGGAGTGACAGTGAGACACGACGGACGATTGCGAAAGCACTGTGTGAAGTGTCGAAGGAAAATCGCGAAGCCGTTCAGCCGATCGTGGGTAATATCTTCGCATTCCTCCGGGAAAGCAATGCTGACGACCAGATTCGGATTGATCTCACTCGAGCAATCAGCGAAGGGACAGCGGCCGACCCGGAGCGGTTCGACCATGGCGACCTTCGCACTCTCAAGCAGCTACTCCTTGATGACAACCGCTGGGTCCGTCATAGTGCTGCGTGGACGACCGAACTCGTCGCATTCGGCCGGTCTAGTAAAATATTCATTTGGGAAGAAATGTTGTCTGACCTGCTTCGGGACCCTCACCCGTCTGTTAGAAAGCATTGCTGTCGTGCGCTTGCTCATCTCGAACGAGTGGGTGGCTTGGATTCGAGTCATGTTGACACTGTATGTCTTCTTCTCACTGACGACGAACCGGAGGTGCGGACAGCTGCGACGATAGCACTCGGTGCAATCGGATCGGAAGCCGCTATCGAAACGCTTCGAACCCATGAAGATCCTGACGCGGACGTTGCCATCGACACACAGCATGCTCTGCGAGAAGCTACGTTCCCTCGTCACACAGTCACTCGATGGGGTGCTGACTTTACCTCTCTCCAGGTGGGCGACTGGATATCGATCAGGACGAAGGCACCCGTCCGGACAGGACATCTCCGCGGGAAAGTGATTGACGTTGGCACCAGCGATACTCGTACTGTGACTGCGAAGAACCCCTATGAGGGGTACTCGTTTACTCTAGTGCAGCAGAACTCCTCAATCAGGTGGACGATGGACGACCGCCGAACGTCTGATTCACTTCACTCTCTGGTGACCGGCTTGGGCCGAGTCCATCCGATACAGATCTCGCTTATGTACGCTGTTGAGGGTGACAAAATGACTGTCGACTTCGGTGCGGATACTCGCACGTTCGATATCATCACCGTCGACTCTGGAGCTGAGAATTTCTGTGTTGTCGGCACTGATGGCGAATGGACCGTCACATTCCGGCTTTCAGGGACTGCCCCATTTGTGACCAGTCAAAATGATGGCCACAGGCTTCCAATAGCTGGTATCGAACTACGGGCTTTTGATATCGATAAATCAACAGTTGGGTGA
- a CDS encoding HNH endonuclease: MMEESVVSPERCATIRREYSQQTGFDPLVEELDIEKQELRHHLYGDCSHDIAIEPIDPPVSHQLDADQCQEIRNLFADGFDTETLEQRFETRWRPIARHLTGECSHNNDAPTVARSEISDREPISETDCAVLRERFFDDEERSIMDVARDVRWSYEAVVQHVNGNCSHDITTSSRSTEERGGNLTKEDCQNVRELWAQDPEMTLEKVASEIERSEATVEKHIKRACSHSSDELLIDEMQIFDSILTDEDEQVSDSQAILDAANSSNIDSEEFVDDVITPDSVETTISRTVRNTTLVKELKGAYDYECQVCDSPRYQGPDKRYAEGHHIKPLGEPHNGPDTPSNILVLCPNHHADFDYGLIEIDPGTYEIHHEYDDTVHGSTLTVDGEHDLDPEKLSYHSQRISEVTR; this comes from the coding sequence ATGATGGAAGAATCTGTGGTCTCGCCGGAGCGTTGTGCGACAATCCGACGTGAATACTCTCAGCAAACCGGGTTTGATCCATTGGTGGAGGAGCTAGATATCGAGAAACAGGAACTCCGCCACCACCTATACGGAGACTGTAGTCACGATATCGCAATTGAACCAATCGACCCGCCGGTCAGTCATCAATTAGATGCTGATCAGTGCCAGGAGATCCGAAACCTATTCGCAGATGGTTTCGATACGGAGACCTTAGAGCAACGGTTCGAGACACGATGGCGGCCAATTGCTCGTCATCTCACCGGTGAGTGCTCACATAATAACGATGCGCCCACGGTGGCTCGGAGCGAAATCAGTGATCGGGAGCCGATTTCGGAAACTGACTGTGCCGTGCTCCGCGAGCGGTTCTTCGACGACGAAGAACGAAGCATTATGGATGTTGCACGGGATGTTCGGTGGAGCTATGAGGCCGTTGTTCAACACGTCAACGGAAACTGTTCTCACGATATTACTACGAGCTCTCGATCAACTGAGGAACGGGGAGGTAATCTAACCAAAGAGGATTGCCAGAACGTTCGAGAACTATGGGCTCAGGATCCCGAAATGACACTCGAAAAAGTTGCATCGGAGATCGAAAGATCAGAAGCGACCGTTGAAAAGCATATCAAACGGGCTTGTTCTCATTCTTCGGATGAATTGTTGATCGACGAAATGCAAATATTTGACTCAATATTGACAGACGAGGATGAGCAGGTTAGCGATTCGCAGGCTATACTAGATGCCGCTAATTCTTCGAATATTGACTCTGAAGAGTTCGTAGACGACGTGATTACCCCGGATTCAGTCGAAACGACTATTAGTCGGACAGTCCGCAACACGACACTCGTCAAAGAATTAAAAGGAGCATACGATTACGAGTGTCAGGTCTGCGATAGTCCCCGGTATCAGGGTCCAGATAAACGCTACGCAGAGGGACATCATATCAAGCCGCTGGGTGAGCCGCATAACGGACCAGACACGCCAAGTAATATCTTGGTTCTATGTCCGAATCATCATGCAGACTTTGATTACGGTTTGATAGAGATTGATCCCGGGACTTATGAGATACATCATGAATATGATGATACTGTTCACGGTAGTACTCTGACTGTCGATGGGGAACACGATTTGGACCCTGAGAAATTAAGCTACCATAGTCAACGGATCTCCGAAGTCACCCGCTGA
- a CDS encoding transcription initiation factor IIB family protein has product MSQSDFQTAGVRYVASEIERMGDSLSLSESVVKQALRIYHQIIEEDITYSRLDDLSATCVYATVRLHQDCGATFRDVAGEARIKDKRLQTVSTRILNEAGVPLPPPRPEITLKRTAEELPIDEEMDILLDIVDSLSGRLENLAPTTIAASTIFAGQYLNDCSYELTQSKVSDVVGPSEVTIRTEYTKILRHIYHETEYTIENHRFEDAEHGIAVLKSEFDLSPAVVAEAKSVLEGHSELVDENSSTEAGVCAAVLEANQRVDDNHPDLTRDDLTDIISVTNHTINEYREVLR; this is encoded by the coding sequence ATGAGTCAAAGTGATTTCCAGACCGCTGGCGTTCGATATGTTGCGAGTGAAATAGAACGAATGGGCGATAGTCTCAGTCTTTCCGAATCCGTTGTCAAACAAGCTCTTCGCATATATCATCAAATAATTGAAGAGGATATCACATACAGTCGACTTGATGATCTCAGTGCCACATGTGTGTACGCCACGGTGCGATTACATCAGGACTGCGGAGCAACGTTCCGAGATGTCGCGGGTGAAGCTCGAATCAAAGATAAGCGATTACAAACGGTGTCAACGCGAATTCTAAACGAAGCTGGCGTTCCGTTGCCACCACCGCGGCCTGAGATTACGCTCAAAAGGACAGCTGAAGAGCTTCCGATTGATGAGGAGATGGATATCCTTCTTGATATTGTGGATTCCTTATCTGGTCGATTAGAGAACCTCGCTCCGACAACAATTGCAGCGAGTACAATTTTTGCGGGTCAATATCTAAACGATTGTTCTTATGAACTCACACAGAGCAAGGTGTCTGACGTTGTGGGCCCGAGCGAAGTGACGATCCGAACCGAGTACACAAAAATACTTAGACACATATACCACGAGACAGAATACACAATAGAGAACCACCGATTCGAAGATGCCGAACACGGAATTGCCGTGCTCAAATCTGAGTTCGACCTTTCACCTGCAGTCGTGGCAGAAGCAAAATCGGTTCTTGAAGGACATTCCGAATTGGTCGACGAAAACAGTAGTACGGAGGCTGGAGTCTGTGCCGCTGTGTTGGAAGCGAACCAACGAGTGGATGATAACCATCCTGACCTGACACGTGATGACCTGACAGATATAATCTCTGTGACCAACCATACAATCAATGAATATCGAGAGGTTCTGAGGTGA